A genomic region of Bdellovibrionota bacterium contains the following coding sequences:
- a CDS encoding LysR family transcriptional regulator, translating to MNLHHLRYFYVVAQEGGFSKASKLLRIQQPAISRMVGMLEEDMGFKLFERVGRNVRLTRQGEDVFETCKNIFGEVDKLKASIGQMNEECQGPLVIAASEPIASHYIPRVLNPYLRAHPKVYPQIFSGPASMLFEKLLNGDIEFGCFFHIPELPERLEIFEKKNIRYHLVIRKDLKKDQEVISSFIGSREIDDTSTRRFPTLERLRKDYPLATIKISSNNLTAHRGMVLQGLGVSILPDFLVVEDIRNGLLTDIYPKENFIFQLKYIKRKTSLLSKNAQTFIDLSLK from the coding sequence ATGAATTTGCATCACTTAAGATACTTTTATGTCGTAGCTCAAGAAGGGGGATTCTCCAAAGCCTCAAAACTCTTAAGGATTCAACAGCCAGCCATCAGCAGAATGGTCGGTATGCTCGAAGAGGATATGGGGTTTAAGCTCTTTGAAAGGGTAGGAAGAAATGTACGACTAACTCGCCAAGGTGAGGATGTCTTTGAAACCTGCAAGAATATTTTTGGCGAAGTGGATAAGCTCAAAGCGTCCATTGGCCAAATGAATGAGGAATGCCAAGGACCATTGGTGATTGCCGCTTCAGAACCTATTGCGAGCCATTATATTCCTCGTGTTTTGAATCCTTATCTTCGTGCCCATCCCAAAGTTTACCCACAAATTTTCTCAGGACCAGCCTCCATGCTTTTTGAAAAACTTCTCAATGGAGATATTGAGTTTGGTTGTTTTTTTCATATTCCAGAATTGCCAGAGAGATTGGAAATTTTTGAAAAGAAAAATATTCGATACCATCTTGTTATTAGGAAAGATTTAAAGAAAGATCAGGAAGTGATTTCATCCTTTATAGGTTCAAGAGAAATTGATGACACATCCACGAGACGTTTTCCGACGCTAGAGCGATTGCGAAAAGACTATCCACTAGCCACAATCAAAATTTCTAGCAACAACTTGACGGCGCACAGAGGAATGGTTCTTCAGGGTTTAGGAGTTTCGATACTGCCGGATTTTTTGGTGGTAGAAGATATTAGAAATGGCTTACTTACAGATATTTATCCTAAAGAGAATTTTATATTTCAGTTGAAGTACATCAAGCGAAAGACATCTTTACTCTCAAAGAATGCACAAACATTTATAGATTTATCCCTAAAATAA